One region of Bacteroidota bacterium genomic DNA includes:
- the pcaF gene encoding 3-oxoadipyl-CoA thiolase, whose product MKEVYIIDTIRTAIGSFGGSLGPVRTDDLAVVVLRELLDRNPSVDPEAIGDVILGCANQSGEDNRNVSRMALLMAGYPINVPGETVNRLCASGLSAAISAARAIQVGDMEIAVAGGVENMTRGPWVISKTSTAFGRDAQMFDSSFGWRFINPKMKEMFGTDAMGETAENLSDRDHISREDQDKFSLWSQQKAKAARDRGRFAREIVAVEIPGKKGEVKRFDQDEFMKPETSLEGLSKLKPSFRKEGTVTAGNASGLNDGAAALLLASGDAVKKYNLKPLARILSSAVVGVEPRIMGIGPVEASNRAIQKAGLTWKDIDVIELNEAFAAQSLACVRSWGLQDNDARINPNGGAIALGHPLGMSGARILGSAAIELNEQNKRYALVTMCIGVGQGYAAVIERVV is encoded by the coding sequence ATGAAAGAAGTTTATATCATAGACACCATTCGTACCGCAATAGGAAGTTTTGGAGGAAGTTTAGGGCCCGTACGGACGGATGATCTCGCGGTAGTTGTATTGCGTGAATTATTAGATAGAAATCCATCTGTTGATCCTGAAGCGATCGGAGATGTGATTCTGGGTTGTGCAAATCAGTCCGGAGAAGATAATCGTAATGTTTCCAGGATGGCTTTGCTTATGGCAGGATATCCGATCAATGTGCCGGGTGAAACCGTGAACCGCTTGTGTGCATCCGGACTTTCCGCTGCTATTTCTGCTGCTCGCGCTATTCAGGTCGGAGATATGGAAATTGCCGTAGCCGGTGGAGTTGAGAATATGACGCGTGGTCCATGGGTAATTTCCAAAACTTCCACAGCCTTTGGACGCGATGCGCAAATGTTTGATTCCAGTTTTGGCTGGAGATTTATTAATCCCAAAATGAAAGAAATGTTTGGTACTGACGCGATGGGAGAAACAGCGGAAAATCTTTCTGACAGGGATCATATTTCCAGAGAAGATCAGGATAAGTTTTCACTGTGGAGTCAGCAAAAAGCAAAAGCTGCACGTGATCGCGGTCGATTTGCAAGGGAAATTGTAGCGGTTGAAATTCCCGGAAAAAAAGGTGAAGTAAAGCGATTCGATCAGGATGAATTTATGAAACCTGAAACTTCACTGGAAGGCTTGTCAAAGTTGAAGCCTTCATTCAGGAAGGAAGGAACGGTTACTGCAGGTAATGCTTCTGGTCTGAACGACGGAGCTGCAGCTTTGTTATTAGCTTCCGGTGATGCAGTGAAAAAGTATAATCTCAAGCCACTTGCCAGAATTCTTTCATCAGCAGTTGTTGGTGTTGAACCGCGAATTATGGGTATTGGTCCTGTCGAAGCATCCAATAGGGCTATTCAAAAAGCCGGACTTACATGGAAGGATATTGATGTGATCGAGTTGAATGAAGCCTTCGCGGCACAATCACTTGCATGTGTACGTTCATGGGGTTTGCAGGACAACGATGCACGAATTAATCCGAATGGTGGTGCAATTGCCTTAGGTCATCCTCTTGGAATGAGCGGTGCAAGAATTCTTGGATCAGCTGCTATAGAATTGAATGAGCAAAACAAAAGATATGCCCTTGTAACAATGTGCATCGGTGTAGGACAAGGCTACGCCGCTGTCATCGAAAGAGTAGTCTGA
- a CDS encoding transferase hexapeptide repeat family protein translates to MIYSFNSYIPVIHESSFVHPLAAVTGNVVIGKNVYIGPGAAIRGDWGGIIIEDGCNVQENCTVHMFPGITITLKEGAHIGHGAIVHGAAIGKNVLIGMNAVVMDHVVVGDNSIIGALTFVPEGMQIPERKIVVGNPAKILKDVSDEMIEWKTKGTSLYQQLPTQLHATLHACEPLREMPANRPTQQDIYKSWKKQ, encoded by the coding sequence ATGATCTACTCCTTCAACAGCTACATTCCGGTTATTCATGAATCTTCCTTTGTCCATCCTCTTGCCGCGGTTACAGGGAATGTAGTGATTGGAAAGAATGTTTATATCGGTCCGGGTGCTGCCATTCGTGGAGATTGGGGAGGAATAATTATTGAAGACGGTTGCAATGTTCAGGAGAATTGTACTGTACATATGTTCCCCGGAATTACAATTACTTTGAAAGAAGGCGCGCATATAGGACATGGAGCAATAGTTCACGGCGCAGCCATTGGTAAAAATGTTTTGATTGGAATGAATGCAGTTGTAATGGATCATGTTGTTGTAGGAGATAACTCGATCATTGGTGCTTTGACTTTCGTTCCTGAAGGTATGCAGATACCTGAACGTAAAATAGTAGTCGGAAATCCCGCAAAAATTTTAAAAGATGTCAGTGATGAGATGATAGAGTGGAAGACCAAAGGCACTTCCCTTTATCAGCAGTTGCCTACGCAATTGCATGCAACCTTACACGCATGCGAGCCATTACGAGAAATGCCCGCGAACAGACCAACCCAACAGGATATTTACAAATCCTGGAAAAAGCAGTGA
- a CDS encoding SOS response-associated peptidase has product MCGRYVVVSNVEVIEKRFQVKAPEIVPSLFPNYNVGPGALAPVICSDKPNELQFIQFGLTPFWAKKKMYLFNARSEGDSNKENDPNYNGGKGIINKPSFRKPIRSQRCLIIADAFIEGSTNEGLDKPYVVYLKARRPFALAGIWDTWTDPESGEVSRSFAIITTVPNKLLQMIPHHRSPVILHESDERRWLRAEHLNEITGMLEPYPADEMNAYPISPRIKNPRSNGRELLDPVGDRLTPETETRINSEIKLQGMGSGKRDEKK; this is encoded by the coding sequence ATGTGCGGCCGTTACGTAGTAGTTTCCAATGTTGAAGTCATTGAAAAACGTTTTCAGGTGAAAGCGCCTGAGATTGTGCCTTCGCTTTTTCCGAATTACAATGTAGGCCCCGGTGCGCTTGCTCCGGTTATTTGCAGTGACAAACCAAACGAGTTGCAGTTTATTCAGTTTGGCCTGACTCCCTTTTGGGCGAAAAAGAAAATGTATTTGTTCAATGCACGGAGTGAAGGTGATTCAAATAAAGAAAATGATCCTAATTACAACGGTGGAAAAGGAATCATCAATAAACCTTCTTTTCGTAAACCGATCCGTTCACAGCGTTGCCTGATTATTGCAGATGCATTTATTGAAGGAAGTACAAATGAAGGACTGGACAAACCTTATGTTGTTTATTTAAAAGCGCGTCGTCCGTTTGCTCTTGCCGGAATCTGGGATACATGGACGGATCCTGAAAGTGGGGAAGTGTCGCGGTCATTCGCGATCATCACCACAGTTCCAAACAAACTTTTGCAAATGATCCCGCATCATCGTTCACCGGTTATTTTGCACGAAAGTGATGAACGCCGATGGTTAAGAGCAGAACATTTGAACGAAATCACCGGAATGCTGGAACCATATCCTGCAGATGAAATGAATGCCTATCCTATTTCTCCGAGAATTAAAAACCCACGTTCAAACGGTAGAGAATTACTGGATCCGGTAGGCGACCGTCTCACTCCTGAAACAGAAACGCGGATAAATTCTGAAATTAAATTACAGGGAATGGGTTCTGGGAAACGGGATGAAAAAAAGTGA
- the tnpA gene encoding IS200/IS605 family transposase: MSDTYTQLYIHLVFAVKYRQALLDKKWRERAFDYIGGIIRNNKHACLAIDGVEDHIHILIGMNPNQSISDLVRIIKSDSAKFINDNKLSLNKFRWQNGYGAFSYSRSQIDKVIKYIKCQEKHHKNRTFKSEWDEMLIKFNITKNPKSTEFDFFE; the protein is encoded by the coding sequence ATGTCTGACACATATACCCAACTTTATATACATCTCGTTTTTGCAGTAAAATACAGACAAGCTCTTTTGGATAAAAAGTGGAGAGAGCGCGCATTTGATTATATCGGCGGTATCATTCGAAATAATAAGCATGCATGCCTGGCAATAGATGGAGTCGAGGATCACATTCATATTCTAATTGGAATGAATCCCAATCAATCAATATCTGATTTAGTCAGAATTATAAAATCTGATTCTGCCAAATTCATTAATGACAACAAATTATCCTTGAACAAGTTCAGGTGGCAGAACGGTTATGGTGCATTTTCATATTCAAGATCGCAGATAGACAAGGTTATTAAGTATATAAAGTGTCAGGAAAAACATCACAAGAACAGAACCTTTAAATCAGAATGGGATGAGATGTTGATAAAATTCAATATTACTAAAAACCCCAAGTCAACTGAATTTGATTTTTTCGAATAA
- a CDS encoding VOC family protein — protein MFNRIHHISVICSDYERSKSFYTEILELEIIREVFREERKSHKLDLSLNGIYVLELFSFPDPQPRLTRPEACGLRHLAFEVNNLEETIEQLLKKGVEAEPIRLDEQTGKRFSFISDPDGLPIELYEK, from the coding sequence ATGTTCAATCGGATTCATCATATATCTGTGATCTGTTCCGATTACGAACGATCAAAAAGCTTTTATACAGAAATTTTAGAATTGGAGATAATTCGCGAAGTTTTTCGTGAAGAGAGAAAATCCCATAAGCTCGATTTATCACTGAACGGAATTTATGTCCTTGAGTTATTTTCATTCCCGGATCCACAGCCAAGACTAACTCGTCCGGAAGCTTGCGGTCTGCGACATCTTGCATTTGAAGTAAATAATCTTGAAGAAACAATTGAACAGCTTCTAAAAAAAGGTGTTGAGGCAGAACCTATTCGTCTTGATGAACAAACCGGGAAACGTTTTTCATTTATTTCTGATCCCGATGGTTTGCCGATTGAATTGTACGAAAAGTAA
- a CDS encoding tungsten formylmethanofuran dehydrogenase, giving the protein MASPDIDQKTLLKAYELMCTARAMSDLYEEKSQITQKYVHATSRGHEAIQLALGLQLKPQDYLSAYYRDDSILLGIGLQPYELMLQLLAKRDDPFSGGRTYYCHPSLRRDDMPKIPHQSSATGMQAIPTTGIAMGLQYRENTGLNNPDAKDKGVVVCSLGDGSITEGEVAEAFQMAVLKKLPILYFIQDNEWDISASAKEIRAMDAPDYAKGFKGLEVRSIDGTDFQTSYETVREVLDIIRKERRPFMIHAKVPLLGHHTSGVRREWYRPDLEEHQKRDPFPKFRKTLIQQGFDEKELNAINERASILVRSDFEKALKAEDPRPEDLFNYDYAPTPVTEEKGQREPQGKEKTVMVDCALFAVQELMTKHKECLLYGQDVGGRLGGVFREAATLAEKFGELRVFNTPIQEAFIVGSTVGMSAVGLKPIVEVQFADYIWPGLNQLFTEVSRSYYLSNGKWPVSCILRVPIGAYGSGGPFHSSSVESVLTNIRGIKIAYPSTGADLKGLLKSAYYDPNPCVILEHKGLYWSKIKGTEDAKTIEPDEDYILPFGKARTVQSADSSKEPTLAVITYGMGVYWAKNAAKNFPGKIEIVDLRTILPLDEDAVFAAVRKHNRCLVVTEEPIHNTFAQALAGLISKNCFESLDAAVEVIGSEDLPAIPLNSILEFTMIPNADKVAKAMEKVLGY; this is encoded by the coding sequence ATGGCATCTCCCGACATCGATCAAAAAACCCTTTTAAAGGCTTATGAATTGATGTGTACAGCAAGAGCAATGTCAGATTTGTACGAGGAAAAATCCCAGATTACCCAAAAATATGTGCATGCGACTTCAAGAGGTCATGAAGCTATACAGCTCGCCCTTGGCTTACAATTAAAACCGCAGGACTATTTATCGGCGTATTACCGTGATGACAGTATTCTGCTTGGGATCGGTTTACAACCTTATGAGTTAATGCTGCAATTGCTCGCCAAACGCGATGATCCTTTTTCAGGCGGACGCACATATTATTGTCATCCCAGTTTGCGTCGCGATGACATGCCCAAAATTCCGCATCAAAGTTCAGCTACCGGTATGCAGGCAATTCCTACAACAGGAATCGCGATGGGACTTCAGTATCGAGAGAATACTGGTCTGAACAATCCTGATGCAAAAGATAAGGGGGTTGTTGTTTGTTCGCTTGGTGATGGTTCGATTACAGAAGGAGAAGTTGCTGAAGCATTTCAGATGGCGGTGCTCAAAAAATTGCCGATTCTGTATTTCATTCAGGACAATGAATGGGATATCTCTGCAAGTGCCAAAGAAATCCGTGCGATGGACGCACCGGATTACGCGAAAGGATTCAAAGGACTTGAAGTGCGTTCGATTGACGGAACAGATTTTCAAACTTCGTATGAAACCGTCAGAGAAGTTCTTGATATTATCCGTAAGGAACGCAGGCCTTTCATGATTCACGCAAAAGTTCCTTTGCTCGGACATCACACTTCCGGTGTCAGAAGAGAATGGTATCGCCCGGATCTGGAAGAACACCAGAAGCGGGATCCATTTCCAAAATTCAGGAAAACACTCATACAACAGGGCTTTGATGAAAAAGAGTTGAATGCTATCAATGAAAGGGCTTCCATTCTTGTTCGATCAGATTTCGAAAAAGCATTAAAGGCTGAAGATCCCCGTCCTGAAGATTTATTTAATTACGACTACGCACCTACTCCTGTAACGGAAGAAAAAGGTCAGCGCGAACCACAGGGAAAAGAAAAAACCGTGATGGTGGATTGCGCTCTCTTTGCTGTTCAGGAACTCATGACGAAACACAAAGAGTGTTTATTATATGGACAGGATGTTGGAGGAAGATTGGGAGGAGTATTTCGTGAAGCCGCGACACTCGCTGAAAAATTCGGAGAACTTCGTGTCTTCAATACACCCATTCAGGAAGCATTTATTGTTGGAAGTACTGTTGGAATGAGCGCGGTTGGTTTGAAACCAATTGTTGAAGTGCAGTTTGCCGATTACATCTGGCCCGGACTGAATCAATTGTTCACAGAAGTCAGTCGCTCCTACTATCTAAGTAATGGTAAATGGCCTGTCAGCTGTATCCTGCGTGTCCCGATTGGTGCTTATGGCAGTGGCGGACCATTCCATTCTTCAAGCGTTGAAAGTGTGCTTACGAATATCCGTGGAATAAAAATCGCATACCCATCAACCGGAGCAGATCTGAAAGGTTTGCTGAAGTCGGCCTATTATGATCCAAATCCATGTGTCATTCTTGAACACAAAGGATTGTACTGGTCAAAGATCAAAGGAACAGAAGACGCGAAAACTATTGAACCGGATGAAGATTATATACTTCCTTTTGGGAAAGCAAGAACTGTTCAATCCGCTGATTCAAGTAAAGAACCAACGCTTGCTGTCATCACCTACGGAATGGGAGTTTATTGGGCCAAAAATGCAGCAAAAAACTTTCCGGGAAAAATCGAAATTGTAGATCTGCGCACCATTCTTCCTCTTGATGAGGATGCGGTTTTTGCAGCTGTAAGAAAACACAACCGTTGTTTGGTGGTGACAGAAGAACCCATTCACAATACATTCGCACAAGCTTTGGCAGGGTTAATTTCAAAAAACTGTTTTGAATCCCTGGACGCCGCTGTGGAAGTAATCGGATCTGAAGATCTACCGGCGATTCCTTTAAACTCCATCCTTGAATTCACCATGATTCCGAATGCCGATAAGGTGGCTAAGGCTATGGAGAAGGTGTTGGGGTACTGA
- the ygiD gene encoding 4,5-DOPA dioxygenase extradiol produces MDRRSFLTQLSMGSIAMMTLSSFRNEMDALGTSDKMPVLFIGHGSPMNALDDNEFSRAWKSIARQLPAPKAILCVSAHWETKGTKVTAMQMPKTIHDFGGFPQELFDKQYPAPGSPEMAAETKSLVKKTNVELDLEWGLDHGTWSVLAPMFPDAKIPVYQFSLDYTQGPQYHYELAKELAALRRKGVLIIGSGNIVHNLGMMQWSEKSYDWAIEFDAMAAKFIEEGNHKSLINYKDLGKSAQLAIPSNEHYLPMLYTLALQEKNEHAAFFAAKTLMGSISMRSFKIG; encoded by the coding sequence ATGGACAGAAGATCATTTCTCACACAACTTTCAATGGGCTCCATTGCTATGATGACACTATCCTCTTTTCGAAACGAGATGGATGCTCTCGGCACATCCGATAAAATGCCGGTCTTGTTTATTGGCCATGGATCTCCAATGAATGCGCTTGATGACAATGAATTCAGCAGAGCATGGAAATCTATAGCACGACAACTTCCTGCTCCGAAAGCGATATTGTGTGTCAGTGCACATTGGGAAACGAAAGGTACCAAAGTGACAGCGATGCAGATGCCAAAAACGATTCATGACTTTGGCGGATTTCCACAGGAATTATTTGACAAACAATATCCGGCTCCCGGTAGTCCGGAAATGGCTGCTGAAACAAAATCACTTGTCAAAAAAACGAATGTGGAATTGGATCTGGAATGGGGCCTTGATCATGGAACATGGTCGGTACTTGCTCCAATGTTTCCGGATGCAAAAATTCCGGTTTATCAATTCTCACTCGATTACACCCAAGGTCCGCAATATCATTATGAACTTGCCAAGGAACTTGCTGCATTGAGAAGAAAGGGTGTCCTTATTATTGGAAGTGGCAACATTGTACACAATCTTGGTATGATGCAATGGTCAGAAAAGTCTTATGACTGGGCAATTGAATTTGATGCAATGGCTGCAAAATTTATAGAAGAAGGCAATCACAAATCGCTTATTAACTATAAAGACCTGGGTAAATCGGCACAGCTTGCTATTCCATCCAACGAACATTATTTGCCCATGTTGTATACGCTGGCCCTACAGGAAAAAAATGAACATGCCGCATTTTTTGCAGCCAAAACATTGATGGGCTCAATTTCAATGCGAAGTTTTAAAATAGGTTAA
- the prfA gene encoding peptide chain release factor 1 produces the protein MLLDKLEAIKQRFEDVEMQLSSPSVMSDMKRFAQLNREYKELQKIVERYHVYKNVQSNLENAKKLVANEKDEEFRELAKTEFDSLQKENEKLEEEIKFLLVPADPEDGKNAIMEIRAGTGGDEASIFAGDLFRMYTKFCERKGYKIELVDMTEGTAGGFKEVIFNVSGDGAYGVMKYESGVHRVQRVPQTETQGRVHTSAATVVVLPEADEFDVDIKTNDIRKDLFCSSGPGGQSVNTTYSAVRLTHIPTGIVAQCQDQKSQLKNYDKALAVLRSRIYELEYNKRMEEEAKKRKTMVSSGDRSAKIRTYNYPQSRITDHRIGLTMYNLGSFMEGDIYEMIDALQVAENSERLKEGVA, from the coding sequence ATGCTCTTAGATAAATTAGAAGCGATTAAACAACGGTTTGAAGATGTTGAAATGCAGCTGAGTTCACCCAGTGTGATGAGCGACATGAAACGTTTTGCTCAACTGAATCGCGAGTATAAAGAATTACAAAAAATCGTAGAGCGTTATCATGTATATAAAAATGTACAAAGCAACCTTGAGAACGCGAAAAAACTTGTTGCCAATGAAAAGGATGAAGAGTTCCGCGAATTAGCGAAAACTGAATTTGATTCACTTCAAAAAGAAAATGAAAAGCTGGAAGAAGAAATAAAATTCCTTCTCGTACCTGCGGATCCGGAAGACGGTAAAAACGCGATTATGGAAATTCGTGCAGGAACCGGTGGTGATGAAGCCAGTATTTTCGCGGGAGATCTGTTCCGCATGTATACCAAATTTTGTGAACGTAAAGGATACAAGATCGAGCTTGTAGATATGACTGAAGGAACCGCGGGAGGTTTTAAAGAAGTTATTTTCAATGTATCCGGAGATGGGGCTTATGGAGTAATGAAATATGAAAGCGGTGTGCACCGTGTACAGCGTGTTCCGCAAACAGAAACGCAGGGTCGTGTTCACACTTCCGCCGCTACTGTTGTTGTGTTGCCAGAAGCTGACGAATTCGATGTAGACATTAAAACCAACGATATTCGTAAAGATCTTTTCTGTTCATCAGGACCCGGTGGACAATCGGTAAATACAACTTATTCCGCAGTGCGTTTGACGCATATTCCAACAGGTATCGTCGCGCAATGCCAGGATCAGAAATCCCAATTGAAGAATTATGACAAAGCACTTGCCGTTCTGCGTTCACGTATCTATGAACTGGAATACAACAAACGCATGGAAGAGGAAGCAAAGAAACGTAAGACCATGGTTTCAAGCGGCGACCGGTCGGCGAAAATCAGAACATACAATTATCCTCAGAGTCGCATTACCGATCATCGTATTGGTCTGACGATGTACAACCTCGGCTCATTCATGGAAGGAGATATTTACGAAATGATTGATGCGCTCCAGGTTGCTGAAAATTCTGAACGCCTGAAAGAAGGTGTTGCATAA